The following proteins come from a genomic window of Acidobacteriota bacterium:
- a CDS encoding DUF2892 domain-containing protein, with amino-acid sequence MTIEAMLRLIAGAFVMASVLLGMYVDARFFWFTLFVGANLFQSALTGWCPMMSILRKVRGRV; translated from the coding sequence ATGACGATTGAAGCGATGTTGCGATTGATTGCCGGTGCGTTCGTGATGGCGAGCGTCCTGCTCGGCATGTATGTGGACGCCCGCTTCTTCTGGTTCACCCTGTTCGTCGGCGCGAACCTGTTCCAATCAGCCCTCACCGGCTGGTGCCCGATGATGTCCATATTGAGGAAGGTAAGGGGACGGGTGTGA